The Triticum aestivum cultivar Chinese Spring chromosome 6D, IWGSC CS RefSeq v2.1, whole genome shotgun sequence genomic sequence ggattcaccagtgaacttgctgactccagtcgccaacctgaagttgggaggaatcactgctactctgatggctctgctgaaacactcgggacctgaaacatgcaccctgctgccggtcgggtaatctctatcgtggccatctctgtgtgctctgttcctgtcaaccagaccttgaacgagaatggatctcgcgtcaaagcctggctcccgggggtcgactggaatccttcgcccaccactgtgagggcgtctgtcatcgtgttgccgaggcgcgtatgacccactccttgggggaggcgtgggtactcgacgatgatcgtactgctcacggttcctgtactgaccctgtcgatctccacgtccctcacgccttggaggcgatctcgggctgtgagccgactgaactgtatctgccatcacagacctactatgaatcctattccgagactgtGACACAGCTGTGTtctgcttccccgccgcccggagcaaagcccggatctgcatcaaacccctaccagcctccgactgggaaggctgaatcgactctccTATTCGGGCAGCAGCtatgagattctggatcggagttcgatatacctgggttggaggcggaaaGAGTTAACGTCGACTAGATTcaggaactcgctgccgagcacgctcatcgagtgcgtgctggagattctccagtcgagtgcgctcagccaagttggccagacgcacctcctccaaggcccgggcctcgggggtttctccaacgataggagtgtgaagtgcatccatgttacggcggcgaagctcttccctctgctgcgaagagagtggctcggggcggtactcctcgtgggcacgcgacggatcacctccgccatcaccaccgtcgacgcgggggaagccaggaggactgcacgGTCCGTTGACCCTCAGGACTTCCGCCACAGGGTCACTCCTGTCGTACTCGGATGcagtctcaacggagccagtcgaacaggccgtagagagttttgtcgggctcgattgccgcgacttgaagGGTGGCCGActagcgagccaccgcgtgcctcacccaccgctggagcctcgaccgaccggaacgcttgtgccggcgggctgcagggagtgaagacgccacaggagccgaccgatactgggtcgacggctgccgcaggaggacgccgcggacgcacgcgcgaaagtgcgttgccccgcggacggggagcgcctcgacgtcgagtggagcctcttggagccaagcggagtcgtctgcgacgaacacgagcgcgccgagacggatctcacggccctcggtcaatcctccgcctgaagccatgctgatggggatcggaaaaattgcaacttctccaacaagtcgctaaaacacctgccccacggtgggcgccaactgtcgtggttctaagtctgacagtataatggggggtagggatgtaaaggcaaggtcctagctatggagaagctgtacgcacggGTTTTACGAgctcaggcccttctcgaaggaagtaacagccctacgtctcggagcccggaggcggtcgactggattatatgtgtgtgtgttacagggggtgcgaccccttgtgccagtggagggggtggcttatatagagtgcgccaggaccccggccagcccacgttacaaggagttcaatgttcataaagcagGAGCGTTACATGTAACGTCTGTAGTAAAgtaatataaatgactattaagtctaagagtaaatgcccgaccgttgctgcgcggagtggctttaggtcttctgcacgtcaagtggtttagtggtcgagtgacatAAACAAAGGGGGGtatccgagtgaatggtaggtcgagtggattacactcgacacctttgttgggtcccctctatttactcttgaacctcttcgcttctaggacaaggaccttaggtaggaggtataggtcaggcctattaccctaccccaggtctatgtcctcatcaggtAGCAAGGTAATCGTTCCAAAATTGAGCTTAAACAACTGAAGCTCACCATTAAACGAATCATGAAACATGGACAATAGGTCTCCCTAAATAATAATCCAACACCCGATAAAATACCGCGGGAAATCTATCAGCTCCCATCGCCTTCTTTATTTTTCATTTGCAGTATCGCCTCATGAACTTCCTTCTCCACAAAGGGTGCTCTCAACACGGCACTCTCTTCCGAAGAAAGCAACGGAATACCCCCCCACCATGTTTGGATCAATCAACATGAACTTAGACACAAGGGCTCCCGAAAGCTTCCTATAAAAGTTTGAGATGTAGAAAGTAAGGTTCTCTTAACCTACAATGATGCCCTCATCTTATTTAAGCAGAACTATCTTCTTCTTTCTATTTTTTCCATTTGCAACCAAATGGAAAAATTGGGTACTGTTATCCCTCTATAGTACCTCCTTCAGTTTGGCACGTTGGGCCCATTTAATCTCCTCCTCTCTCAAAAGTTCTAAACTCTCTCCAGCCTCTTTTAGCAGCACACTCTCTTGACAAGAGGGTTGCCACATCAGGCTTGCTGTCTAACTCGTTGATAAGGCTAATGAGGCTCTCCTTTTCAACTTTATAAAACCCACTCGCATTCTTAGCCCATCCACACAAAACTATCTAAGATGCCTAATTTTGTACTTCCATCATTCAACATTCATGTTACATATATTTTTAGCCCATTCTGAAACCACCAACTCCAGAAGTCCTTCCTTTTCATACCACGACAATTCAAAAGACAGGGACATCTTGTTCCCGACATAAGCTGCCTCACCGGAGTCAATGAGTGAAGGTGTATTATCCAACAAACCCCTTTGTAATGCCCGTACCGTTACGAGAGGAAATTTGTGTTCCCATTCCATGCTTGCTAAAACACGGTCCAACGTTTCATAAGTTGGATTCTCTATATTATTAGCCCAAGTATACTATCGACCCGTAAGAGTTATCTCTCGCAAGTCAAGCTTCACAAGAATAGCATTAAACATGAATGGTTATCTACCACCAACTCGTAGCCTTGAAGAATAATATTAAAATCTTCTCCTGTCAAAATGGGAAAATTCCCATCCCCGTAGATACTTCCTAATTCGGCCAGGAAGGTGGGATTGTGCTTAGGCTGCGCCGCTCCATGAACCGCAACGATACCCAAATCAAAACCGTCAAATTTCGACCACACGTGAAACTTGATAGCATAATCACCCACATCCATCTTCCTAGCATGAAGAGAAGCCTTACTAACCCCAAGTAAGATCCTGTCGGATCTCCCCCAAGGAGGAAGGCAATACCAAAAAAAAATCCAAACCACCCAAAACAGTGCTCAAAAACTGGTAAGTAGAATTGGGTTTATCGGTAGAGATGAAAACAGAGCAGAAGTAGATGGAACTAGGTGCTACcacattttcttttcattgttttgcAGAAGTATAAACGAATACATCAAATGGAAATGAATATGAAAACAAATACTATCAGAAAATGAACACGGAGCGGGAGCGGACATGACAATGAAAATAGGTGTTGACCGAAATTAAAAACCCCTTGAACCGAAGATAAAAACACAAACAAACCAACAGACTTAATCAAATTATTAACATGGTTACAAACTAACATGATTATGATTTTTTAGAAGAATAGCGTAGTATTGTAATAGTACTTGACAATTGTGTGTGTCCATTTGAATAAgtgtgtggtagtagaagttgggcTCACATGGCAACTTTCGCTCATCGCGCCATTGTGTAGTGGTTGGGCTACAAAGCAAACATAAAACGGAAACATATTCGCGGAAACGAGAAGTTTCATTTTCGTGTCTGTTTCATCCGAAAATACCGTTccattttttatttcattttaaataaaaaGTTCAATTTACATTTCCATTTTGCAAATTCCTTTTTTTTCACATTTCCTATCTATTTCTGTTTTTCTTAGGAAAAGTGGAAAGTTTCCGCTCCGTTTCGGTCCTATATTTACTGCATAAAGATCATACTGTATTGTTTTCGCTTAGTGATCGCAGACGTCCTTTTGCTACCATAATATACGTGGCGTCAGATTGTGGAGACATGTGGCAAGTCAAGTGACAAATTGGATGTTTAGGAGCCCGTCCCACGTTCTGACTCATGTCCGTTTGCTCCGACTTTAGATTAATCTCTGGGCTGGCCGGCTCAGATAGCACTACAAAACTGAATGAATAAATTAGGAAAGAATGTAGGACTGGCAGGCTCACGATTCCTAGGTGTCCTTTCGTTCGTTCAACTTTTATACTCCACGATGCAAGAGAAATAACCAAATCCCGACGAGCCTGTCTCCTACAACACCGTCCCATCTCTCCGGTGCAGCGTACACGGACCGCAATGGCTACTCCGCAACCGCAAGCGACGCCGTGACAGCGCTACGTGTCGCCCGACCCGACGCTGCGACGCGACAGGGGCGGCAGCTCCGTCGGATACCGAAGCCTTGGTGTGTCCTGCCGCCCAAGCAGCCTCTTTCCGGTGCTTCGTGCGGCCTCCGCTCGCCGGGCTCCATAAGTAGCCGGCGAGGCACGCATCAGCGACATATCGATCACCAGCGAGAGGCATCAAAGGACACACAGTGCGACAGCTAGCGAACGGTAGGAGAGAAGTGAGGATGGAAGGGTACCTGTTGGGGAGGACCAAGAGGAGGGATCACCTGCTGCTCATGGACGGCGCCGGCGCAGTGCAGTCGCCGCAGACGCCGGTGGAGCCCATGGAGTTCCTGTCGCGGTCGTGGAGCGTCTCCGCGTCGGACCTATCCAAGGTGCTGGCGgtcggcggcgggaggcggagctCCAACTTCGTCGTCGATCGCCTCTCCGGGATGCTCATGCCGGAGACGCTCGCGCTCGCCGCCGCTTCCGGCACCGGCAGCCCCAAAAAGCGTGTAAGATCACAGGCAATTGCCAAGTGCTCTGCTCACGTATTGTCCAGTAGAGTTGTGCAAAATAAGCTGACATGCATCACAATTTGCGTGTGCAGACTTGCAGGAGCAGGAGCGCGATCTCCGCGCACCACCACACGATCGGCAGGTGGTTCCACCACAAGGACGGGGGCAGCAGGGTCGACAAGGCCCGTGCCGAGCGGGCGCGCGTCCATGCGGCGGTCTCCGTGGCCAGCGTGGCTGCCGCGGTCGCTGCCCTCGCGGCGGGAGCCGCGAACCCGGAGGACGGAGAGGACGCTAAGATGGACGCCGCGCTGGCATCCGCCACGCAACTTCTGGCCTCGCACTGCATCGAGTTTGCCGAGCTCGCCGGGGCAGACCACGACCAGGTGGCCTCCGCCGTCGAGGGCGCCGTCGACGTCCGGAGCCCCGGCGATCTCCTGaccctcaccgccgccgctgcaACAGGTGAGAAAACACGCACGCCATACTGTCTCTTACATAGTACGTATGAGATTGCGAGTTACGCGTGCCGGGGTGTGACATTGCTAAATGGCGGCAGCTCTACGAGGAGCCACGGCGCTGAGGCTGAGAGAGCAGCGGGAGGCGAGGAGCAAAGCGGCGGTGGCGCCCTCCGAGAAGGCCGGCAGCTGCGGCGCGGACATATGGTGCAAGGAAGGGACGCTCCTCAAGCGCAGCCGGAAAGGCGGCGCTCTGCGCTGGAAGCGAGTGTCCGTGTACATCAACAAGAGGTCGCAGGTGATCGTGAAGCTCAAGAGCAAGCACATCGGCGGCGCcttctccaagaagaagaggagcgTCGTGTACGGCGTGCACGGCGACATGCCGGCGTGGCCGCCGGGGCACAAGCCCTGCGGCATGCCGGACTCTGCGACAGCGGCGCCGGAGAACCGCCACTTCGGGTTGAGGACGGCGCAGGGCCTGGTCGAGTTCGAGTGCGAGAGCAGGATGCACAAGCAGGAGTGGGTGGAGTCGGTGAAGAACCTGCTCCGGCAGGCGGCCGGCGGCACTGCTCAGCTCGAGCACTCGTTCGAGTCGCTCAGGCTTAGCGCGTCGTAAGTCTGAAGGCTGTTTCTATGCTTGTCTTGCCTGCAGCTGCTCCTCGGCAGCCCGTTTGTTTTAGCACAGGGAGCGACCGAGGTGTCAGTCCACGTGGAAGAATAAAATGTGCAGACTTGTACGAGTTCCATGTGTAAATATAAGGTGCAACAATAATCGGTACATAGATCGCCGTGGTAAGATGTTTTGTTAACAGTACCATGCAGATGCTGATGTACAAAAAGTTGCTGTGGTGTTGATTTTGTATTAAAATATAACTTAGTTACTTTTGGTATAAATAATGAATCTGTTTTCATTTTGTAAGACTTATCCTTGCGATCTTAGATCAGTTGAGCCTTGAGTCAGTTGGATCTCCAAAGCTCTCTCGCTCCATTGTGAACAGAATGTCAATCATCCACATTAGCttgttcaaccaatttatatgtctTTCTCCTTTCTTGCCGTCCGTCGCACAATGACTTGGCACCTGATCGACATTTGGTTTAGAGTGTCTAACAAAGTGACATCAAAAGTTCATGTCAGAATTCTAATGATCGCGTCAAGGTGATGCCGGAGTTGGCATCTGATTCATGCCCACGGATGGCATGGATCTTGGTGCACATGGTCAATGATGACATCCAACCCATGGACAATGTGTAGGAGGTTAGCAAGATCTAGATGTGTAGATGTAGTAGCGGAGCTTGACGAAGTTGTCTGCGGTAGGGGGCAAACACACAAAAATTTATAATATAAGACTTTTGCACACATGTGCcatttgtgcgtgtgtgtgtggggtggggggggTGCCCCTGAGATGCACCAAGCTCCACCGTTGAGTATGAGTGTGAGTAACTGGAATTTTTCTCACCGAGCATGATGTAGTCCTATGGTGTTTGATGTAGATTAAACAACGAGATTCATCCTCCACGATGCACGGTTTGAGCTCTTCTTCATCTGATCAGATTCTCATCGTTGATGTGGTCTTGCGGACGCGAGTGTTCGGCCAGGGGAGCTCCGACACGATAAGGATGTTCTCATGTTCAGTTGTGTGCTTGCATGGGCCTAGGAGTCTCTTTTAGTTGCCGCTAACTAAGAGAACCCAGTCTCGTTGCCGCTGGCTAGGACAACCCCATTTTTCGTTGCTACCAGCAAGGGCATGGCAATGGTGTTGCAATTTCGTATTTTGGAGTCATAGATATAAGATTTTGCAAAATAATAATTGTTTTAAATCATCTCAATAAACCTTCAATCTTTACATTACACTAGATGACCCGTCGCTCCAATCATGAAAGCCCACTTTAAACCAAGAACTAAATTATTTTGCAAGTCTGCTTTTGCCTGACATAATttctgaggagcagtctgcttttATTCCCAGGAGGCTAATCATTGATAACATCATATGTGCTTACGAATGCTAGCACTTTATGAAGAAGAGCCAAGACAAATAGCTTATGTGCATTAAAGCTAGGCATGATGAATGGTTATGACAGATTAGGGTGTTACTATCTCCAAGCTATTATGAGCAAGTTGGGGTTTGCGCCAGCATGGATTGACACAATTATGGGTATGGTTAAGTATGTATCCTTCTCAGTTCTTTTCAATGGAGAGAAACTTGAACAATTTAACACACGAGAGGCATTCGCTAGGGACACCCAGTTTCCCCTTTTTTTTCTTAATTGCAGCAGAAGGCCTTTTGTGCCTTTTAAAATTTAGTTTTCAGTCCTCGGTGCTTGGTGGTATTAAGGTGGACCCCACAACTCCTGCTATTAACCATCTTTTGTTTGCAGATGGCAACCTGCTGCTATTCAAGGCAAGTGTTGAGGGAGCAAATGTCGGGTCAAACTTGTTGAATACATATTGTAATGCTTCGGGACAACAGGTGAACAATGAGAAGTCATCTATATTTTTTAGTAGAGGGTGTCCACAACCTTTACGTGAAATAGCGAAGGTGGCTCTGAATGTGCAAAATGAGTCTCTAAATGACAGATATTTGGGCGTGCCTACAAATGTTGGACACTCAAAGAATGGGACATTTAAATACCTAGGCATCGTGTGTGGGAAAAGTTTAAAGGTTGGATGAAGAAGCTCCTTACGGTAGCTGGTAAGAAGGTTTTAATCAAGTCAGTGGCACATTCTATACCTGCCTACTCCATGGTATGCTTTAGGCTACCCAGGGGTTTACGCGAGAGCGTAACCTCTATCATACGATAGTTCTGATGGGGGAGTAAGCAGGGAAGGAGAAAACCGGTTTCTGTTTCATGGGATGTAATGAAATGCCCGAAGCATCTAGGAGGACTTGGCTTTCGAGACATGGAAATTTTAACTTGGCTTTTCTATCCAAACAGGCGTGGAGACTCTTACACCATCCCAATCTCTCAGCGCTAAAATCTTGAAGGCCGTATATTATCCTAGTTGTTCTTTACTTGAGGCGGAGCTGGGGTAGTACCCTTCCCAGATCTAGAGGGCAATCCTTGACGGTAGAAACATCCTTTCGCGGGGAATCATTAGAAGGATTGGCACTAGCGAGACTACAAGGATTTGGGCCGATAATTGGTTACCGAGGCGGAATTTCATGCACCCTCttacatatatggtggctaccccTCATGTGCTCGTTTCAGAGCTTATTGATGCCTTCTAGTCATCCTGGCGAGAGGATGTAGTGAAGACAATATTCATTCCCATAGACGCTGAAGAGATTCTGAAGATCCTGCTATGCACGAGGAGGGTAGACGATTTTTGGGCTTGGAGTAAGGACGGTCGTGGTGTTTTTTCAGTTTGATCTGCCCATCGAATGATTTTGCATACTAAGTTGAGCAGAGAAAGCTGGCTGGAAGGGCAACAAGGGTCATCAAATGGATTGAGAAAATAATAGTTCGACTTCTTTTATGGAAGATCTATGTGCCAAGCAAA encodes the following:
- the LOC123141619 gene encoding VAN3-binding protein, with the protein product MEGYLLGRTKRRDHLLLMDGAGAVQSPQTPVEPMEFLSRSWSVSASDLSKVLAVGGGRRSSNFVVDRLSGMLMPETLALAAASGTGSPKKRTCRSRSAISAHHHTIGRWFHHKDGGSRVDKARAERARVHAAVSVASVAAAVAALAAGAANPEDGEDAKMDAALASATQLLASHCIEFAELAGADHDQVASAVEGAVDVRSPGDLLTLTAAAATALRGATALRLREQREARSKAAVAPSEKAGSCGADIWCKEGTLLKRSRKGGALRWKRVSVYINKRSQVIVKLKSKHIGGAFSKKKRSVVYGVHGDMPAWPPGHKPCGMPDSATAAPENRHFGLRTAQGLVEFECESRMHKQEWVESVKNLLRQAAGGTAQLEHSFESLRLSAS